The genomic segment CAGCAACCAGAGCTAATAGAAGTCACAGCACAACAGAAATCTGCTTCAAACAAAACACAGGTATTTTaaaccatttatccagaaagctttgagttacaagaaggccatcgcccacagactccattttaatcaaacaattcaattttttttaaattgtattctttttctctgtaataataaaacagtacctgtacttgatcccaactaagatataattaccccttattgggggcagaacagtcctattgggtttatttaatggttaaatgattcccttttctctgtaataataaaacagtacctgtacttgatcccaactaagatataattaccccttattgggggcagaacagccctattgggtttatttaatggttaaatgattcccttttctctgtaataataaaacagtacctgtacttgatcccaactaagatataattaccccttattgggggcagaacagccctattgggtttatttaatggttaaatgattcccttttctctgtaataataaaacagtacctgtacttgatcccaactaagatataattaccccttattggggcagaacagccctattgggtttatttaatggttaaatgattcccttttctctgtaataataaaacagtacctgtacttgatcccaactaagatataattacccttattggggcagaacagccctattgggtttatttcatggttaaatgattcccttttctctgtaataataaaacagtacctgtaattgatcccaactaagatataattaccccttattggggcagaacagtcctattgggtttaattaacattttaattattttttagtagccttatggAATAGAGATCCAAAccaccaggtcctgagctttctggataacaggtcccatacctgtactggataacCCTGCCATCTCTATGTCCATGTTACCCCATACAATAAGAGAATGTACACCCAGGGAATTATGGCACTTACAAGCTTGAGTTCCTCCTTAGAAAACTTATCATAGGGGCTTTGTTCGAGGAAGGCAAGGCTTTCTGCATTGGTAGCCGCTGAGCCGGGAGCCTTCCCTCTCTTTCCCCCGACGTTATCGGCATAAGGGTTGTGGATGGTGTCGTAATGGAGCATCACTATCATTTCCTTTTTGATCATCTCTTCGCTTTTCTGCAGATCTGTAAGCGGCGGCTCCACATTGACAGGCCTCAGGATCGTTTTATTCACCTAAAATACAGATATGAGTGAATTTGGGACCTTATTTAGGAAGCTCCTGGCAGGTTGGTTGTGCCCAATACTGATGTTACCCATCATCACTAGTGATcttgcccatggcaaccatttAGATCTTTGCTGTTGTTTTCTAATTTATAGGTGACCATTaaaactaattgctaattggttgctttgggcaacatcaacggtgatgttggcttacacacagtaataaatataccccttggtgtaAAGTTTGCTATGGGGCTAGCGacacagagcaaccaatcagcaggttgcattGCATTGACTAATGAATGCATTAGACCAGGTTTTCTCTGCCCCCGGGGAGCATCCCTGGTACTCCCTGCTGCAGTTGGTTGCATTACCCTTTATGAGCCAGTCAGGCTTCTGAGACTCTGTAATGCTATTGGATGATTGCAGCCGCTCACCTCTGATGGTCGAGGCAAATCCTTTTGCACTGCGTTGTGCCGGTTCTTGAGCTCCTTTGCTCGTTGCGCTTCTCTGATCGCCTGaaatttaaattcacattttcagATAATTATGGGATCACCTCGCTACATATACATAAAGTAAGCAGAGAGGCCAGTCTACTATAGTGAAAGGAAAACTGCTGGTGCCCTATAACAGCTATAGGAGGCCATTACATTTTCTTGTCCTTTTTTACTATACAGGCATTAGCCAGAacaattatgggttttttttcgtCCAGAACCTATACCAATTCAGACTTCTTCAGATATCAGGAAGGATGGGCAGGAATTCTGGTTGCCCAGAACCTCAACAGGACACGGACATCTTTCCGTTAGACCCTAACATTGATATgtaaacaaaatgcattaaaaaaagttcctgggggtgcaaataagggctgtgattggctattgggtagcccctatAAGGACAGGCAGCttataggaggttctgtttggcattacactgggttttatgcaatcaaaacttgcctccaagccaggaattccaaaataagctcctgctatgAAGCCACTATGGGCAAATTcctaggggttggtgagcaacatgttgcccccgagccactggttggggatcactgccttattgtACCATTACCTTGTCTGTTCTATAACTGAACTGTTTTCACATACAGACTGGTATATACTAGTAGTGCTgtagaaaaacaaaaatgatacaaCTTGCAGTGCATCCAGTATGACACTTCAGTAAGTTGCCTCATTTGGTGCAAAATACTGTAATGGTGCCCCGTCAGCCAAAGAGCTGCTCGTtcagtgccatgtttttttaacttgtatatcagtatatgtatgtatgtaagtgtatatgtaagtatatatgtAAGTGAAACTCcatttaaaacacaaaacatCAAACCTGCTTTCTGGCCTCTATGTCAGCAGCATCTTCTACGAAGGAATCGTCTTGATCTCGTTCCTCCAGCTCCCGCTCTGCATTTTCCGGCAATACGATCTCAAAGTCATTTTTTGGCGCTGGGAGGTTGAGCAAGCCGAGCCGCAGGTGCTCCCGAGATTCCCTTTCCTGTTAATATACAAAGGGGGTAAAGTTGGTAACGGAGACATTTGCTATTGCAAGATGAAGTACAATGGTGAATAGAATAGGTTCATAATGCACATTTCCTTTTCCCCCTATATCCAAGCTAATGCACCAAGCATTTTACAGCcatatttatgggaaaaaatactaacactaatactaactagcTTGCTCTGTccctataagggtgaagacacatggggctactagtagcggctTCTTTTTCAAAACTACTAAACTCCagagaataccctgccatagacaatactgagaattgcctctgctaaaacacacgtagagacagttatcagtaaatgatcagcattgtctcttttagtagccacaagtagtagctgctactagtagctgtgtgtgtctttaccctaaatgtGCTATAGAAGCTAGAAGTTGGCTGCGGACaaaacagatttgtttttctCACCATTTGTTTTATGTAAGAGGGGTCATTATAATCCACTGTCCCATCCTCTGGATTAATGTTCAGCTTGTCCCGCAGCGGAGTCCTTCCAGGTGTAGCCCCTATAACTGGTTTGGGAGTCATGCCACCCCGAGGGGTAATTCCTTCCGAGCTCTGGGAAGGTGTTCtttagaaaacaaacaaaaaaaggttaTTAGCTCACCAAACCTTTTCTAATTGACATAAAGGATAAATACGCCACAAGGCTGCTGGCGTTATAAAGACTTTTCAGCAAAATGTTTGGCCGCAattaccctgtttccccgaaaataagacactgtcttatatttttttaagctccaaaatatgcactaggtcttattttcaggggatgtcttatttttccatgaagaagaatacagtacagatttatcgcccagccctaggtgggtgtcttattatcggggggtgccttactttcggacgatgtcctattttcgggggaAACAGGGTATGTATTTAGTAACAAGAGAGGCTGAAACATTGCCAGCTGTAGCGGCCTAAAGCCTACGCCTCATAAAGACTTGTAGTTGCTGGAAGTAGGATTCCTTGATTCCTATGGGCTCATAACTGAACACTTGCACCATAGGAAATGATGAAACTGCTCCAGCCAGTTACTATTGTCCCTGAGTGAGCCATTCCTATTAGACACATATGCATTAGATTTGAATTACATTTACTCGAAGTGTATGTAATTGGTGACTTTCCTTACCTACCCTGCATGCTTAGTGGCACTTACATGTTTAGGACCCCCCCATTCCTATAATGTCATGGAAGAACCcataatataataaacatattcataataaaatacatttaagacAAAAACACTGATATGCACTTTAGGCTGGCCAGTCACCCTAGGTACAGGCTATATGTCTTAGGGTTATGAACCAGCCCAAgaccaccacagccctttagaaggGAAGGTCTgttcccccaaagatgcccccagtagccccccatcttctgatTTACAGCACATGTTCTGGGCAGCTGTCACTTACCTGGGACTCACTGACAATATACAGAATAAGTACAatataaaaggctgattagtaattagttCAGCTCTGTAGCATCAACTTCTATGACATTCTGCCAATGTGTATTagcccaaagcacactgagcatgtgcagtgccactgacactggaAAGATGGCCTCATAAGACCAAAGGAGGGGGAGCTGCCTGGATCATTCACattacagggctgctgaactgATGGGACAGTACAAAGTACATAGTGAGAtctttttaagctttagttctcctttaaatacaatgCCTCAAAATACTGTTTATTAAGCTTCTGTCTCTTCGAGAAGAGCTAAAAACTACAACTGGTTTAAATCAACAGAGATATCCTGTTCCAAATCTGCTCTAATCTAATTACTTTCTAATCTAGTGACTAAAATGAAAATCCCCCAGAGATAAGAGGAGGATGTGCCTCTTGCGTGTGCTGGGCTCCATGCACTCAAAGGTCACCATTTTAATAGGTTTGCGTCTCTAAGCTAAAGCTTCCTTTTCACATGGGCCCTTTCATACAAATCCCTAGGGTCCCCCAAATGAATTGGATAATGTTCTGCAATGCAGGACCCCAGGGGTATTTGTACATTTGCTGCCCTGAGTGCTTTGTTGGCACTAGAATACATGGGCAGCAGGGGAGAGAGACTTGGAAAGGAAATGACAAACACTGACCTAACAATTAGTGGCTTAAAACTAACGAGAAAAGGCCGTCCCACTGGGAACATTCCAGgcatatgaataaaaatatataaaaatgaaatgtcCCAATTTTACAGAAGGCACTAGCGTGTTCCTCATACCTGAATGGTGTGGACAGCACAGTGTTGGGCGTCTGTACCACTTGTCTTTGAGGTGTAACTCCTGAAAAATCGCTTTCGTGAAGAGGAGTGTTGAGACCTCCCTTTAATGGTGTATCCACATTGGTGAGGGCCATCAGATTCTGCGCTTCCTGTAAGGTACAAAAATAGGGGGTGGGTGCAGAGAAAGGCACTTTGAGCTATAATGCACGCTTTGTAGAACTCAGAACTAGTAGCAGATGAGTTTCAGTCAGTTTCTTCTAATTCCTTTATCGCTGTGCGCACATTGTAAACTTATgtgaccattttttaaaaaaagtcccCAATTTCCTGTCTGTTTGGTGGGGTTTTGGACAGAAGGTCCTCAATTTCCTGTCTGTTTGGTGGGGTTTTGGACAGAAGGTCCTCAATTTTCTGTCTGTTTGGTCGTGTTTTGGACAGAAGGTCCTCAATTTCCTGTGTGTGTGGACAGCCTGCAGGCAACCTGTCTGGGTACCCAGCAAAAGTGCGGGAGTGAGTTCCCCTGGGGATGCTGGTCTGGCTGGGTGTGCCTGACTGGACCTTTGCAGTACTTTAGCAATGGCTATAGATTTACAGCAGGAAAGGGGAATTATATCTTGGAAGTACAGTTTTGGTCCACAGTAATCAAAAAATGGCATTAGTGAAACAGAGAAAATCCAGAAAAGATAAAGTAAGTTAATATAGGGTATGTAAAGTCCAAGTTGTTGAACAAAGGTTGGCCAATTGTGCTGGTTTACACCaaatatgggacccattatccggaaacccattatccagaaagattcaCATTcacaatatttcacatttttaaaaaatatttaatttctctgtaataataaaacagtacctgtacttgataccaactaagatataattaccccctattgggggcagaacagccctattgggtttatttcatggttaaatgattcccttttctctgtaataatacaacaatacctgtacttgatcccaactaagatataattaccccttattgggggcagaacagccctattgggtttatttaatggttaaatgattcccttttctctgtaataataaaacagtacctgtacttgatcccaactaagatataattaccccttattgggggcagaacagccctattgggtttaatggttaaattattcccttttctctgtaataataaaacagtacctgtacttgatcccaactaagatataattatcccttattgggggcagaacagccctattgggtttatttaatggttaaatgattttttagcagacttaaggtatggagatccaaattacgaaaagatcccttatccagaacaccccaggtcccgagcattcaggataacaggtcccatacctgtatattaaattaCACTATCTCCTGGTGAAAGCCATGGGACAAAAGTGCATCCCTTCAGACCAGAAGAAAGGTGGTTTTATCTTAAGGAGGGAAAAGAGTtcagaagaataaaaagaaaaaaagaaggcaaGGAACAAAAAAATTCTACAAAATAACAGAACTGAATATAATTTAGAAACATTGCACCCGTCACAGCGTGGAAGCACCCATGTACCTGCAGTATGCGGTCCTGCGCGGCTGGTGTCTTGGGCGTCCTGAGGGCCACACTATTATTGGCGACATTGTATTCCGACAGTAACGTGCTGGAAGCGGAATTGGTTATACCCGACTCCTCTGCCGTCTGACGAGCTATTTCACTCGCTTGCCCGATCTTTACCACTTCTTCCAGTTCAGCATCTGAAATCTAATGCAACAGGAGAAAGTGTCATTCCGGGGCATGTTTCTCGCCACACGTATTTATCATTGAAAACACAAGGTGGGTTACACACAACACATTCCTTAGAGATTCCCTATAgattggccaattctaagcaactttgcagttggtcgatagtttttgaataatgtgCCAccttcttctgacactttccagctttaaatgggggtcactgaccccggaagccactACTGAGAACtagtgctctgtgaggctacaatttattgttactttttttactATTCAGGTTCCCTCTTATTGATATATCAGTCTCATATTCAAaaccctccctggttgctaaggtaagttacaccctggcaaccagataactgctgaaaccccaaactggaaaactgctgaacagaaattcaaaacattaaaaaactacaaataaaaattaagaccaattgcaaattgtctcagaatattacgctctacatcatactaaacgttaactcaaagaaCAACCCCTTTGGGATGGGTAGTGCTTTTCTGACTGCTGCATTGGCCCCAATTATTTCCCAAGAATCACCTGCACCCCAGGAATTAAGTACTTCCAAATGTAACTCTATTtccattacattaaaaaaacaaagaataatgTCCCTAATACATATGGAACAGTTTATGGAGTCTTTGTTTTATCAGGAGTTTCTGCACAGTTAATGAAAGAtgtatcatttattttctttttaaacaactAAAAGTAAAACTTGCCATAAAATTGGCATGCCAAGTGCCCCACCCACCAATCCCGCATTCCACTGCCAGCCTTGAGATTTTAAGTAATTCCCAAAGTTGCAAAGCTGCCATATACTTGCACTGAAACGTCACCTAAAGCTAGCTAGGCATGTAATGTCTGCTGGTCATTTGGCCCCGACCAACATCAGATTATAATTACTGCCTATGCAAATACGTCCCGATAGCTATCTGGTAAATTTTAAGTTAGCTATCAGACGGGCTGTTTAAACACTGCATGGCCAAAAAACTGCCAACTTGTTCTGCAAGGGCCAAATTAGCAGCTAATATCTgtccaataagggtgaagacacacagagctactagtagctgctactttttcatggctactaaaccccagaaaataccctgccatagacaatactgagacagttatcagtaaatgatcggcattgtctattttagtagctgctactagaagctctgtgtgtcttcgcccttaaatgCACTGATCAACCAGCTTGGTAACTAGGATATTACCTATAGGAAACTGTTTTAaggctatttttttaaaatgtttacggTGTCTGATCACTAAAGCAGGGATTAAGTTAGAAAAGAGTGAGGTCCTGGCAATGGAGAAGGATTACATAAActatctacagtggaggaaataattatttgacccctcactgattttgtaagtttgtccaatgacaaagaaatgaaaagtctcagaacagtatcatttcaatggtaggtttattttaacagtggcagatagcacatcaaaaggaaaatcgaaaaaataactttaaataaaagatagcaactgatttgcatttcattgagtgaaataagtttttgaaccctctaacaaaaaaagacttaatacttagtggaaaaacccttgtttgcaagcacagaggtcaaacgtttcttgtaattgatgaccaagtttgtgattgattctgtggacaggtgtcttttatacaggtgactagttaagacaggtgtccttaatgaggttgactaattgagtagaagtgtctaaccactctgtgggagccagaactcttaatggttggtagtggttcaaaaacttatttcactcaatgaaatgcaaatcagttgctatcttttatttaaagttattttttcgattttccttttgatgtgctatctgccactgttaaaataaacctaccattgaaatgatactgttctgagacttttcatttctttgtcattggacaaacttacaaaatcagtgaggggtcaaataattatttcctccactgtaaattaAACAACTTTTTTTCAGCATTACCTGTGCCAAGCAGAAACCATTTTCCAACCTTACTTTTCTCTGTGATGGATTCAGGAACTTAAAGTCCCTCCCAACACCAGTTACCACTATCTACAATATGCAGCTCATTTTCAATGAATGCCCCTATTTGATTGGGCTGCGGTATTCCATATGACACGCCTACTTGGCACTATGCTTTGCCATCCTGTACAAACCTGAGGGGAAGGCAGAACTAATTTGCTTCTCTTCTTAGTAAGTTCCGAGACTCCCCCAGTTGTCTGAAGAATGGCTGATGGCAAATCAGATTCCTTCTTCCTTTTAATGTTCTGTTTGTCTTTCTTCCGGTCTCTTGCTTCCTTTTCTCTGATTGATCAAGAAAGGAATAACAGGTTGAATTCCCCTTTCAATGACATGTCAGTATTACCCAAAACCGATTGATATCTCTAGCTTAGCATTACATTTTTGTAGCCTTACAATATAACTTCTACTacctatggggttatgtaataaaaggcacaaagtttgccaagaagcagtaacccatagcaaccaatcagcaggtagaatatactggtcaccagtttaaaagcaaagatcttattgatCGCAATgcgttactgcttctgggcaaacgtTATGCCTTTTATGGGGGGATATTGCGCAACTGTTGGAATGAAGCAATAAGGCAGTTCCCTGATATATTCAGAAATACATATTAGCAGACAGCAAAACATACGATCTGAGGTCGCCATCCAGGTCTTGCTGGCGGAGTTTTCTGAAGTCGGCATTCAAGGCATCATAGTTTTCTTCAGATGTATTATAGAACCCGGGGGCAGGCTTCTTTTCAAATGGGATTTCGGCGTTGTAGTCCACGCCGCGCttctttttcctcttcttctGAATTTCGATTCCGGCAGCTCGAAGCTCTCTCCTCTTCTGTAGGGCTGCAAGACGTCTGGAAAAAGGGTAGAAAGGGGCTGAATACAAGATTTCCAACCTGTATACACAGTGTACCCAAATATATCCATTCCATGATATTGACAAGATACGGGTGCTGAGTACAGGTACTAACCACTTAAttataagtaaaccttttattttaacatccgctaaaattactctaaatatCCCCCAGAATAGcaaacctttctccctgcacgcagatttatttttctcttcagCAGCTGAATAGCAGTTTTAGTTatttccttgtctagcatgaagctccacccccttttgctttctgagccctccttctctatCAGATGCCCTAcagggcatgctcactgcctctgctccataCTGCGCATTCCTGTTTAaatttaattggagcagaggcagcgaGCATGCCAAGTAGGCACCCTTTTTGAGGTCATCGTAGTCAGAGAGAAGGGAAGCAAAAGGAGGCAGAGTTTTACAcaagacaaggaagtaactaaaagaactgctgttcagcagcttgtaatagagaaataaaatTAATCAGCATGCAGGGAAAAAGGTGTTTTATTTTGGGGGCTGTAtagttattttaaaaagaaaaaaaaaagatttattatttcAAAGTAATTTGAAGTGCTTATGATGCCACATGAATAATCTCCATTCATGCAGACACAATGCTAGAAGCGTAAGAGATAATTAGGGTGTGCAGAGAAACACGGTACCTGGCTTCTTCCAGCTGCTTTTCTCGTGCTTTCCTCTTGGCTTTTTTGCCTTGAGTGTTGGCAAGACGAGCTCTAGCCTCCGAGAGCATCTCAAGCTCATCTGAAATAAAGATGTATCACTGTTAATTCAAAGGGGCAGACCAGCTCTTGTTAATCAAGAGCCCCCTATTTCATTTCATATCCCAAATCCATAAATCCTACCCTACTGCAAAACAAGCAGATGCATCTTCTTTCCATCCAAGCTTGACAACAAATGTCTTCATGTACTGATAAGTATAGCAGCAATCATACCACCCCCTCCCCCAACAGCATCTTATTCACTGGCCTCCAAAAACCCTAACTGTGAAAGAAGGTTACCTTCATCCATGTCCACTGGATCTGGCCTTGCTGGCTTTGTTTCAGGATTTGGATCAATTTCTCCTGGCTTAAGCTTGCGAGGATCGTCTGCGGACTCCTCCTCATTGTCACGTTGCGCAGCTTTATCTCTAGATAAATAAGACCCATATTCACAGTTAGTTTTATTCAACCTTAAAGAACTACTAAACCCTacaaattaatatggctagaaatgccctATTTTGAAtaatgaacttattgcaccagcctaagggttcagcatctctatagcagcaatgatccaggtctttacagttgtcacaggggcTCCCCATGTTGGATTTTATCAAAAGAGTCTGAGACGCGCACATGCTCAACggactctgggcagctgttgataAACTAAGCTTAGAGGCTGTCAGGAAATATtaagcagaatatatatatatatacacacatatacacaaagtatagtgtgagtgggtacCTAAGCtaactggggcatctttgggggcacagatcttccctgctaaagggctgtgggtgccttgggctgatacaggagccctaaacataatgtacaacatttctattttatttctttagttctcctttaaggacatggGCAAATGTTAGAGTAACCTAGAATATATTGTAATCTTTTGTCAACCCCCACCCCCAGGACTTCTAAAGAGTCACTCCTGCTTGAGTCTGCAGCTTATAGATGGGACCAAAAAATGGCTTCCATGACCAATAACTGGGCCTTGGCTAGATATAACTCAGACTGTCTGAAAACTTTTATTGTGCCATGAACACTGTCCTCCCCCAAGTGGTCTGCAACAGCTCCCTGTGTGAGCTTATCATTGGTCCACAGGCCAAACTATGTGGCCTACCAGCAGTGAGGCCTAAGCAAGTAATATTGCACTTATTTGGCTTCGTCACCAGTCAACTGGATCTTAAAGGAACaattcaatgtaaaaatgaaactgggtaaagtaGACAtactgcataaaataaaaatgttttcaatatagttagacaaaaatgtaactCTACTTTcccctttacagctctctaagctgttagcagtcagtaaccaatcagtgactagaggtggggccatatgggacataactgaaCAGTTGTGTCCCATGTGGCCCCACCTCTAGTCACtcactaagaggttagagagctgaaagcaggaagtagtgttctggctattatgttagacatctgcccactccagcctttatagattacatttttgcctaactatatcgaaaacattttttattttgcgcagtctgtctattttactcagttttattttcaaaccgaactgttcctttaacatatatGGCCAGCACAAGATTTTAACATGTAAGAGATAATAAATGTATCCCAGTATGTCTaacaaatctatttttcaaattactggtcctttaactaGCAAATGCTATGGTCAGAATCCCTAATAATCAGGTTTGGGCTGGTAAACTATACCTCAGTATGGGGTAAAAACAAGCAAAGGACACAATAGCGATTAAGAAAAAAACCCATATCAAATTCCTCTTCTGGTTAAGGGTACAGTTACTTCTTGCCTGATAGAATGGGAACGTATTCACACTGCTGTATCAGAAAACAACTGTTCAAACTGCTCAACAACAAttcaaatgtacattttcagaATGAATGGTACGTACAGTAAATATTCATAGTGCTCAAGGCACTGGGCGGCTGTTCTTCCTATGATAGGAGCGATTGTCCTCCACTGAGTTGGCATCAGCTTGGCCAGATGAAGTAGTTTCTCCTCTTCTTCTCGGGACCATTCTGTCTTTTTGATGCTTGGGTCAAGCCATTCATACCTGTCACAGAGACATTAAACGAATTTAGCAACCAAT from the Xenopus tropicalis strain Nigerian chromosome 5, UCB_Xtro_10.0, whole genome shotgun sequence genome contains:
- the cdc5l gene encoding cell division cycle 5-like protein, encoding MPRIMIKGGVWRNTEDEILKAAVMKYGKNQWSRIASLLHRKSAKQCKARWYEWLDPSIKKTEWSREEEEKLLHLAKLMPTQWRTIAPIIGRTAAQCLEHYEYLLDKAAQRDNEEESADDPRKLKPGEIDPNPETKPARPDPVDMDEDELEMLSEARARLANTQGKKAKRKAREKQLEEARRLAALQKRRELRAAGIEIQKKRKKKRGVDYNAEIPFEKKPAPGFYNTSEENYDALNADFRKLRQQDLDGDLRSEKEARDRKKDKQNIKRKKESDLPSAILQTTGGVSELTKKRSKLVLPSPQISDAELEEVVKIGQASEIARQTAEESGITNSASSTLLSEYNVANNSVALRTPKTPAAQDRILQEAQNLMALTNVDTPLKGGLNTPLHESDFSGVTPQRQVVQTPNTVLSTPFRTPSQSSEGITPRGGMTPKPVIGATPGRTPLRDKLNINPEDGTVDYNDPSYIKQMERESREHLRLGLLNLPAPKNDFEIVLPENAERELEERDQDDSFVEDAADIEARKQAIREAQRAKELKNRHNAVQKDLPRPSEVNKTILRPVNVEPPLTDLQKSEEMIKKEMIVMLHYDTIHNPYADNVGGKRGKAPGSAATNAESLAFLEQSPYDKFSKEELKLAEDLLQQEMEVVKQGMGHGDLSIDSYNQVWEECYSQVLYLPGQGRYTRANLASKKDRIESLEKRLEINRGHMTAEAKRAAKMEKKLKILLGGYQSRAMGLIKQLNEIWDQYEQANLELGTFEELKTHEDIAIPRRIECLKEDVQRQEERERELQQRFAELMLEKESYESIL